The sequence below is a genomic window from Oscillatoria salina IIICB1.
AAGTGGCAGTTAAATCGGCTTTGCATAAAAATTTGGGTTTAGCTTATTTGCAGAAAAATCAGTTAGTTGAAGCTAAGACTCAGTTACAGAAATCAATTAATTTAGATAATCGAGATGATGCTTATTGTGTATTGTCTGAGGTAGAAGAAAAAATGGGAGATAGAGAAGGCGCGATCGCTGCAAGAGCAAATTGCTCTTCCTAAATTTTAAACACCAATTTTCTAATAGCAAATTAGCCCGCATAAGCGGGCTAACTTACTACTATTAACGAGCAGTATTCTTCACTGGTGGTGCAGGATCGCAATTGTTTTGCGGTGCTTCAACCACTTCCAGAAGAAGATTTTTCCCTACCGACAAGGTTGCAGGTAAATGTATCGGCGCGAAGTTTCCACTCGTAGCTAATGCGAAAAATGTTGTCACGACAGCAGTAATTATTGTTTCTAGCTTGCTGAACATAGTTAATTCACCTCCGTTGTGTATAATTACAGTGCGTTAAAGTATTTATGCGATCGCCTATTGAGGACAAGGGCTTTTACCGTCTTTGTCATCGCAAACCTGGGAATAACTGTCAGTAGCGATCGCGTTACCAACCTGACGGTAACTTGCAAAGATTGCTGTACTTGGCTCAATCGCAGCTTTGCTTTCAGCTAAAGTAGGTGTAGCTAGGGTAGCGATCGCGGTTACGCCGAAAATAGTTGTTAAGAGTTGTTGCATAACTCGGTTCTCCTTCAACTGTTATTTGAAAGAGGAGAAATCGAGTTCCGGAACTGCTTTTTTTCTCCACAACTCTAGAATGACTGATATATCTACGTTTCAACGTTCACTTTCTTACCAGCTTTGTCGCTTCCAATTGGATCTAAAATGAGCGAAAATTGAACCTAGTTAGCCAATCAATTCAGAAAAAGCATGGCAAATTCGATTAGAGCAACGAAACAAGGTTTAGAGATTATCGATCTCGCTAGAATTAAGAAAGGATGGAGTAAAGAAGAAGAGGCTTGGTATCAATTAGCTTTAGTAGGCAGATCGACTCTGAAAAGATTTTGGCAGCGAAGTAGAATTCGCCCAGAAAATTTTGTCAAAATTTGCGAAGTTGTAGGAGTGAACGATTGGCAAAAGATTGCTGATTTGAGTTTACCTAGTAATAAATCTCTACTGGAAATCGAGATAAAAGCTGTAGTTGAAGAAGTTGACAAACCCTTCATTGATAACCTAATTTCTCAATTACTGGAAAATTATTTAAAAATCGAAGTAAAAGCTAATAAAATTCCGCCCGGTAGCGAAACGTTAGCTCAAGATTGGCAGCCGGTAGAAACAGTTTTGCCTAAGAGTAAAACTAGATTTATTTCGAGCGAAAATGAATTACCAGAAGCCAGTATTAGACGAGCTAAAAAAATAGAATTAGGCGAAAATGATTCAGTCGTACTCGTTGTTCAAATGACCTTAGAATTAGAGAACCAAGTTGGAGTTATTGTCGCAGTTTATCCAGCTGAAGATACTACCCATTTACCAGAAAGTTTGCAAATAGTAGCAATAGACGAATTGTCAGCAATTATTTCAGAAGCAACAGCAGAAAGGGGAGACGACTCTATGCAACTGGAGTTTGGTATTGAACCAGAAGAACTATTTAGCGTCCAACTGACTCTAGATAATGTTACGATTAGAGAAGATTTTTAAATCTAGATAATAATGGGAAAACTGGTTGTCCTTAATTTAGCTGAAGGTGATTTTGACCGGGGATTTACAGTTATTGTAGAAATTGGAGAAGAAAATGCTCGACCTGAAGTGAAAATGGCGGGTAAGTTACCTCCAGCACCTCGGCTTACTGAATTAGTTAAACAGTGGCAGGAAGACTTTCAAAATAAAGTAAATCCAAAGTATAGCAGAACTGCTGGCGATCGCGCTCGTGCCACATCGAGACAAACAATTAAAAGAAACTCTCTTAATTCAGCTCGGAACTTAGAAGTAGAGTTTAACACATGGCTCAATTCAGGCGAACCAGATTGGCAAAAAATTCGGGATAAATTACAACAAAAATTACACCGAGATGATGAGATTCGAGTAATTATTCAAACTGACAACGATCGAATGCGCCGACTGCCTTGGTCAGTTTGGAATTTATTTGCCCTTGAATATAAAAAAGCAGAAATTGCTTTGAGTACGCCGAATTACCAATCTCCAGGGAAAACATCAGTAACAAAACGTCAATCGCAAGTAAAAATTTTAGCTGTTTTAGGCGATAGTATTGGCATTAATACAAATTTCGATCGCCAGCAGTTGCAGCAAGTTGCATCAAGTGCAGAAATTGCCTTACTCAACCAGCCAAGCAAACAAAAATTACTCGAAAAATTATGGAAAAATGAGGGCTGGCATATTTTATTTTTTGCTGGTCACAGTAGTAGTAATGAAGATGGTACAATTGGCGAACTGCAAATTAATCCGAAAGAAATTTTAGCAATTGGAGATTTTTATAACGCAATTGATGAGGCGATCGCGAAAGGATTGCAAGTAGCTATTTTTAATTCTTGTGATGGTTTGGGACTAGCTAATGAGTTAGCTAAGTTACACATTCCTTTAAGTATCGTGATGCGCGAAAAGATCCCAGATGAAGTTGCACGAGAGTTTCTCAAGCATTTTCTGACGAGTTTTGCTGCTAATGAGTCTGTTTATGCGGCGGTATTGGCTGCAAGAAGAAAGTTGTACGATTTATATAATCAGCAATATCCAGGAATTAGTTGGTTGCCGATAATTTGCCAAAATCTAGCTATCGAACCTCCTACTTGGCGAAATTTTCTTTCTCACGAATGGGTATTAGAAAAAACTCTTGGGGAAAATAAAGAAATAATTTATTCGGTAGCAATTTCTCCAGATGGCAAAATTATTGCTAGTGGTGGCATGGATCGATTTATTCGCTTGTGGAATTTAGAAACTGGAGAATTATGTCAGAGGCTAGAAGCACACAATCCAGAGACAAATTTAAATTCTATTCTTTGTGTTGCTTTTAGTCCGGATGGGAAGACTTTAGCTAGTTCGAGTAATATGGAGTTTAATGAGGGTACAATTAAGCTGTGGGATGTAAATACTGGCAAAGTGCAGCGATCGCTCAATAAATCTTTCTTTAATCTTCCGGCAATTAGAGTTAGCAGTGTCGCCTTTAGTCCTGATGGAAAATATCTCGCTAGCGGACATATCGGTACTGACATTAAAATTTGGGATCTGGCTAGCGGAAAGGAAGAGCATACTCTACGCGGACATGGTTGGGAAGTGTCTTCGGTTGCTTTCTCTGCTGATGGAAGGTTTCTTGTCAGTGGTGGTATGGACGGTATCGTGATGATTTGGGACTGGCGTAAAGAAAAACGAACGCAAATTCTCAACCGCCACGATGATTGGTTTGCCGCCTTTGCAGCTTGGGGTGACATCTCCAGAGGTTTCATTCGGTCTGTTGCGGTGAGTCCCGATGGTAGCTTAGTCGCCGCAGCAAGTTCGGAACGACCGATTTATCTTTGGAAAGTTGCGGATGGAGAAGAGTGTCGTATTCTTAGCGCCAATTCAAGCAAGGCTAGAGCTATTGCTTTTAGTCCTG
It includes:
- a CDS encoding CHAT domain-containing protein, whose protein sequence is MGKLVVLNLAEGDFDRGFTVIVEIGEENARPEVKMAGKLPPAPRLTELVKQWQEDFQNKVNPKYSRTAGDRARATSRQTIKRNSLNSARNLEVEFNTWLNSGEPDWQKIRDKLQQKLHRDDEIRVIIQTDNDRMRRLPWSVWNLFALEYKKAEIALSTPNYQSPGKTSVTKRQSQVKILAVLGDSIGINTNFDRQQLQQVASSAEIALLNQPSKQKLLEKLWKNEGWHILFFAGHSSSNEDGTIGELQINPKEILAIGDFYNAIDEAIAKGLQVAIFNSCDGLGLANELAKLHIPLSIVMREKIPDEVAREFLKHFLTSFAANESVYAAVLAARRKLYDLYNQQYPGISWLPIICQNLAIEPPTWRNFLSHEWVLEKTLGENKEIIYSVAISPDGKIIASGGMDRFIRLWNLETGELCQRLEAHNPETNLNSILCVAFSPDGKTLASSSNMEFNEGTIKLWDVNTGKVQRSLNKSFFNLPAIRVSSVAFSPDGKYLASGHIGTDIKIWDLASGKEEHTLRGHGWEVSSVAFSADGRFLVSGGMDGIVMIWDWRKEKRTQILNRHDDWFAAFAAWGDISRGFIRSVAVSPDGSLVAAASSERPIYLWKVADGEECRILSANSSKARAIAFSPDGRTLVSGEDTQLRIWNYHTAEVLQAIPSLAIVHAVAFSPDGQTLVTGTANGEINIYRLPA
- a CDS encoding DUF1822 family protein, with the protein product MANSIRATKQGLEIIDLARIKKGWSKEEEAWYQLALVGRSTLKRFWQRSRIRPENFVKICEVVGVNDWQKIADLSLPSNKSLLEIEIKAVVEEVDKPFIDNLISQLLENYLKIEVKANKIPPGSETLAQDWQPVETVLPKSKTRFISSENELPEASIRRAKKIELGENDSVVLVVQMTLELENQVGVIVAVYPAEDTTHLPESLQIVAIDELSAIISEATAERGDDSMQLEFGIEPEELFSVQLTLDNVTIREDF